Genomic DNA from Roseburia intestinalis L1-82:
CTTATAAGATTGCCGGAAAACAGGCAGTCATTTATGAAGAGTAGAAACCACTGGGGGTTTTTGTTATGGAACAGACAATGTTGATCGCAGTACTGATCGCGGCACTTGTGGGATTGTTTTTGTTTGACACGGTGCGTCTGCGGCGCATGCAGGTGCAGAGGGATGCAGCGAAAGAGGAAGTTGCAGAAGTAAAAACAGAGTTTTTGTCGCGCATCAGTCACGAGATCAAGACACCGATGAACGTGATCGTGGGGGCAACGGCGTTAGGACTTGAAGAGACGGAACATCCGGAGCGGATGGAAGAGTGTTTAAACCGGATACGCGGCGCGAGTGAATTTCTGATGGGACTTTTGAATGATCTGGTGGATATGTCTAAGATCGAAAACGGAAAGTTCCATCTTCATCCCAAGCCGTATTCGTTTACGGAATTTTTAAATGAAGTGGAAAATATGATGGAGCCGATGTGTGAGCGCAAATGGATCCGATTTCATATGCCGCATGAGGAGATCAACATTAATATGATGGTTGATCCGGTGCGGTTTTTCCAGATATTTTTTAATCTGCTCTCCAACGCGGTGAAGTTTACACCGGAGGGCGGGGAGGTCACATTCCGCATCTGTAATTATGCCACGCACAACAATCAATTTTGTGCCGACTATGTGGTGTCCGACAACGGAATGGGAATGAGCGAAGAGTTTCAGCAGATTCTCTTCCAGCCATTTACGCAGGAGAGCGTGAATCAGGGTGAACCGGGAAACGGAGCGGGACTCGGACTTGCGATCGTGAGAAGCATCGTTGATCTGATGGGCGGAACGATCACGGTAAAAAGCGAGCCGCAGAAAGGTACGGAGATAAAAGTCCATCTTGAGATTGAGATTGCGGAGATACAGCCGGAGATCGAAGTGGCACACCGTTCCGCGGAGGAGATACAGAACATCCTGCGGGGAAAGAGGGTTCTGCTTGTGGAGGATCATCCACTTGATGTTGAGATCAGCAGGCGTATCTTAGAGCATGTGGCGGTAAATGTGATCAGTGCGCAGGATGGAAAAGCGGCATTAGAGCAGTTTAAAGCGGAAGAACCCTATCATTTTGATGCGATACTGATGGATATCCAGATGCCAAACATGAACGGTTTTGTTGCGGCGAGAGCGATAAGGAAGGTTGCAAAGCCGGATGCGCAGATCATTCCGATCATAGCATTGAGTGCAGACGATACGCTGGAAGATGTGAGAAAATGCAAGGAAGCGGGCATGAATGCACATATTGCAAAACCGGTTGAACCGCAAAAATTATATCAGATTTTGTGTGAGTACCTGCTTGCGCCGATTTAAGAGGCAATTTTATAACAGAAAAATCCAATGGGCTTTATAAAGACGATAGATAGTTCACAGAGACAAAAATTTGGAAAATAAGCATGAATAGAAAAGAAAAAAATCCGGCAGGGATGATTTTGCGCGCGGAGCGGATCAGACAGGGAAAGGGGCAGAAAGAAGTCTGCTATGGCATCTGTGTGGTTTCGTATTTAAGTAAAATCGAGCGTGGATCGGCGGAGCCGGATATGGCAATTTTAAAGCAGCTTTTTGCAAGACTTGGAATCAATTATGAGACAGATTCTGCGTTTCTTACTGAGAGCAGGAAACAGATAGATGAATTTTTTTACAATCTGCAATATGGGCTGGAAAATGAAACGGTATGGAAAAAACTTGCCGGAAAATGGGACAGGCTTTTGATGTCACCGCTTACAATCGATATCAGACTGGTGTCCGCAATTTATTACAGTGAGAGCACATGGAAAGAAGTAGATGAGAGCTTTATCGAAAGTTTGATGAAAAAAGAAGCGGATGGAAATGACATACAAAATTTTTTGAATGAGAATGTCAGCACTTTAGCGCAGTTAGAAGACTGCATGGATGAAAAACAGTATGCCTATTACAGTCTGGTCTGTTCAAGACTCACAAAAGATCCGGCAGAGAAAATGGAATGGTATCAGAAAGTACAACACGGACTGCAGAACACGCTTGGCATGAGCTGTCTGATTTCCGGTTATTATGAACAGGCAGAATACGACGCGATTCACCGGATGGAGAACCGTTTTGTGACGGCGGCATTAGAAGAGGGAAATGTATATGCACTGGCGGATTATTATTTTATGAATGGAAGCGCATATGCATGTGTCGATATGGATGAGATGATGACCGTCTATTATGAGCGCACCAGAAGACTATTACAGAATACCGGATGGTGGAAAGAATACGAGCAGGGATTATATTATAATATGGGGGCGACCTATCTTGCAGTTGGAAGATATGAGGAAGCACTCGACTGTTTAAACCGTGTCCGGTCAGAAGATTTCCTGCTCTGTCATAAAAAGGCATGGTTACATCTTCTCCTTGGAAATACCAGGGAGGCGGATCATTATCTTGCAATAATGAAACAGTTACTTTCCCGGAAAGATATGAAGGGTAAGATGGCAGAGCGTCTGATGTATGAGGAACTTTGCATGGAACAAAAGCAAGACTTTACGGCGGATCCGGCATATTTAGATCTGATCGAACGACTGATCAGGGCACTCATAAAAGAAAAGTCGTTTGGTTTCCTCTATCAGTATAAAAATGTGATTTTAGAAGCCTATACGAGGCAGCGAAAATATAAAAAGGCACTGGAGTTTAGTGAACAAATTTCCGCAAAGACCAGAAAAAGTACGTTTTAGCGTGCTTTTTTGGTTTGCGCGCCATGGGCGCGCTCTAATGGGTGAAAGTCCCGAACACGCCTAGGCAACGAGGAAGTGTATAGCAGAACAGCAAGGGTGTCCATCGTGAGGTGGAATCTGAAGGAAGCTGTAAGCAAACTCTTGGTCCGACGGACAGAAATCACATATAAGGCTCGGAAATACGGATAAGTCTGCCAAAAGAGATGAAGTCCTAAAGTTGCTGGAAGTACGAGTAGATGTGGCGGATAGATGAGAGGAAAGAGCGTGCACCTTAAGCGTGGAGGTCTCACAGGGGTTTCATTAGCCTAGTAACAACGAACTGTGAGAAGTCAGCCGAGCCCATAGTAGTGAAGAAGTCTCTGTAATGGAGATAGAGCAAAGGGGCGAACAATCAATAAGTTTGAGTATGTCTCGTATTGCAGAAGAGATAACATCTGCCGTAACCAATCGGGTAAAAGATGGTCAAATCAAGCGGGACGGAAAGGAAAGAACGCATGGACACAAGTAGTCTAATGGAGCAGATACTATCTAACGATAATCTCAACAGAGCATATCTGCAAGTCGTACGAAACAAAGGTGCCGAGGGAGTAGACGGAATGAAGTACACAGAACTCAAGGAATATCTTGCAAAGAACGGCGAAATTATCAAGGAACAGTTGAGGATAAGAAAATATAAACCTCAACCAGTACGAAGAGTGGAGATACCAAAGCCTGATGGTGGTGTCAGAAACCTGGGAGTACCGACAGTAACAGACAGATTCATACAACAAGCTATTGCACAGGTTTTAACACCAATCTATGAGGAACAATTCCATGACCATAGCTATGGATTCAGACCGAACAGATGTGCACAGCAAGCAATCCTTACAGCACTCGATATGATGAATGACGGAAATGATTGGATTGTAGACATTGACTTGGAAAAGTTCTTTGACACAGTAAATCATGACAAACTTATGACTATCATAGGTAGAACTATTAAAGATGGAGATGTTATCTCTATTGTCAGAAAATACCTAGTCAGTGGAATCATGATTGACGATGAGTATGAGGATTCTATCGTGGGAACACCTCAAGGTGGAAATCTCTCGCCATTATTGGCAAATATTATGCTGAACGAACTAGACAAGGAAATGGAAAAGAGAGGACTTAACTTTGTACGGTATGCGGATGACTGTATCATTATGGTCGGAAGTGAAATGTCTGCGAATAGAGTTATGAGAAATATCTCACGATTCATTGAGGAAAAACTAGGACTTAAAGTCAATATGACGAAGAGCAAAGTAGATAGACCAAGAGGAATTAAATACCTTGGGTTTGGATTCTACTACGATACAAGTGCACAGCAATTCAAGGCGAAACCACATGCAAAATCAGTAATGAAGTATAAGAAGAGGATGAGGGAACTCACTTGTCGTAGCTGGGGCGTTAGCAACAGCTATAAAGTAGAGAGACTTAATCAGCTTATCAGAGGATGGATTAACTACTTTAAGATAGGTAGTATGAAAACTCTCTGTAGAGAACTTGATGGAAACATTAGATATAGAATACGCATGTGTATTTGGAAACATTGGAAAACACCACAAAACAAAGAGAAGAATTTGGTTAAACTCGGCGTTCCAAGATGGGCGGCACATAAAGTGGCAAATACTGGCAATCGGTATGCACACATGTGTCACAATGGATGGATACAAAAGGCTATAAGCACAAAGAGACTAACTTCATTTGGATTAGTCTCAATGTTAGATTACTACACCGAAAGGTGTGTTACTTGTTAAGTTGATTGAACCGCCGTGTACCGAACGGTACGCACGGTGGTGTGAGAGGTCGGGAAATCACTCAGATTTCCCTCCTACTCGATTGCCGATTTTCCCAAATCAATTCGCTTTATCTAGTTTAAAGTGGAATATATAATAACTGTAGCAATCGATATATGATGTCTGGAATCCACTATTTGCTCCGGACATCATAAACATTACGTTATACTACAAAACATGAAATGAGGGAAAAACATGTCACACCAGCAAAAAACACTCTGGACAAAAGATTTCACCAGTATCGCCATAGCAACCATTTTAACAGCCGTAGGTGGCGAAGCCATGAACCTGCCGATCAGCCTTTTGGTATTTGATGAGACCGGATCTACATTTTTATCAGCATTGGTACTGATCTGTGGCGTTTTGCCGGACATTGTCCTTTCTGTTTTAGTTGCTCCATTAATTGATAAAGGCGGAAAGAAAAAATGGATCGTCGGACTGGATATTGTAACGGCGGTATTGTATGCGGTAATGGGACTCTATATCAGTGGTCATGCATTCAATTACCTGTTGTATCTGATATTTGTCCTTGCAGTGGGAACAATCTCAGTGTTTTACCGTCTTGCATATGATGCATGGTATCCAAATCTGATACCGAATGGGATGGAGCAGAAGGGTTATGCGGTCAGCAATACGATCTATCCGCTTGTCATTATTGCAATGTCCCCGGCGGCAACCTTTTTGTATGAAAAAATATCCATGGCACACATTTTTTATCTGGTTGCCGGTATCACGATGGTATCTGTCATCGTGGAGAGCCGGATTCATGAGGAAAAGGAAGAAGCACAGGACGATTATACCTGGAAGCAGTATTGTCAGGATATCAGGGAAGGATTTCATTATCTGAAAAAAGAAAAGGGCATTCGTAACATCTATACTTATATGAGTATCACAAGCGGTGTGTCAGATGGAAATACCGTACTGATACAGGCGTTTTACCAGACAGTGCCGTGGCTTACGGTTACGATGCTTGGATTTTTAAAAAGTGCGGAAATGATCGGGCGGGGACTTGGCGGCATTTTTCAGTATAAAAAAGAAATACCGGTAAAAAAACGTTATGCGTTTACCAAATTTGTCTATACGGTCTATGGACTGATGGATATTTTACTTTTATATCTGCCATATCCGCTGATGCTGTGTAACCGTTTCCTTTGTGGGGCACTTGGCATCTCAAGTGCGACTATCCGTGAGACAGCAGTGCAGAGCTATCTGCCCGAAAATATGCGGGCGCGTATCAACGCATTTTTTAATATGGTATTTGCGATCGGAAGTGTGGCATTCCAGATGGCAGCGGGAGCACTGGGACAGATCATGTCTTACCGGTTTGCAATTCTGCTGCTCGCGACGATAGAACTTACCGCCATGTTTCTGCTGATCTGCCTTCCGGCAAAAGAAAACCGCCCCGTATACGAGGCGGTCCGAAACGCAGAGTAGTGTTGATAAATCTGTTGGCAGTTTTAAGCCAGCGGTTTAATCTCCGGCACCGCCGGACAGCGTGCCGTCGACTCTCTCTCGATGAGTCTGGCGCGGATCTGCGTCCGGCAGAACGGGATGTGGTGCACCAGAGAATTTAAAACGACGTAAGCGCATTTTCCAAGCTCATTGCGCTCCTGACGAACCGTGGTAAGCGGCGGCTCTAAGGAGGCAGAGAGCGGCAGGTCATCAAAACCGACAACGCTGATATCCTCCGGAACACGGAAACCGCGCAGCTTACACTCAGCGATCACACCGGAAGCAATCAGATCGTTGCCGCAGATGATCGCAGTCGCACCTGCGCCGAGAAACGTCGGGACGTGATACTTTGCGCTGTCTGCCACATAATAGCCGTAGGCGGTCAGCTTCTCATCAACAGTCAGTCCGTGAGCTTTCATGCTGTTATAAAATGCTTCCTGGCGCTGCTCGGATACCATGGAGTGCAGGGAACCGTTTAAGAAAGCAATTTTTTTGTGACCGAGCGTATAAAGATGATCTACGGCTGCGTCGATGCCCTCATAGTTATCGGTGCCGACGTAGCAGACGTTCGGATTTTTTTCGATATAGTTATCAAAGAGAACAGTCGGCATTGTGGTGTGGGAAAGCTGTTGCATCCATTCGTCATGCAGGGCGAATCCGACTAAAAAGGCACCGCAGAAACCGTTCTTTAACATGTATGTATCATATTTTTCTGTAAGCTGAAAAGCAGGTGTGACCGGAATAACGGTGACATCCCAATTATGGCGGAAAGCATTCTGTTTGAAACCGAGTACGATATCGTAGCCAAACTGATCTTCCGTTTCATATTCCATATTTTCGATAAAAACCGCCAGTTTGCGGTTTTCTTTTTTCTTTGATTTTTTTGTTGCGTATCCCATTTCAACTGCAGTGTCAAGCACCATCTGACGTAATTCTTCGCTGATGTCACTCGCGCCATTTAAACCTTTTGATACGGTACTGACGGAAACACCGAGTCTTGTTGCAATATCTTTGATTGTTGCCATGGGTAAGATCCTCTCCTTAGTAAAAACAGTTGATTTTTTTATATTATATAAAGAAAACAAAAAGTTGACAAGCAGACATACTAAAATTTTCGAAACTTTTGAGCGCTTTCGTTGTAAAAATAAACAAAAACGATATAGCAAAAACGGCAAATATGGCAAAAACGCTGTTAAAAGTTGCAAATTCGTTGACAAAAAACGTTTCCAGTAATAAAATTATCACAGATACGAAAAAAAGCGAAAAAATGAGAGGAAGGACCGGGGAAGATCATTGGATGCAAAAAGAATGGCAAGGGGAGCAGGAATCCTCTTAGCGATCACAAGTTTACCATCTTCATACGGAATTGGTACATTAGGAGATGCGGCATTCCAGTTTATAGATCTGCTGGTGGATTTAAAACAGCGTTACTGGCAGGTGCTGCCGATCGGTCCAACCAGTTTTGGAGACAGTCCATATCAGTCATATTCCGCATTTGCCGGGAATCCATATCTGATCGATCTGGATGATCTTGTGCAGGAGAAGCTGCTTAGTGTGGAAGAGATCCGAAGTTTCCATTGGGGAAATGATGAAGCGGATATTGATTATGCGATGATTTATGAGAACCGCTTTAAAGTTTTGAAAATGGCGTTCGCACGATTCGATATCGAAAATGAAGCTTTTGTAAGGTTCTGTGAAGAAAATGCCGGATGGCTTTCTGATTATGCACTTTATACTGCATTAAAGAAACATTTTGGTGATGAGGAATGGCAGAAGTGGGACGAACCGCTTCGAAGCCGGGATCCTGAGGCATTAAAAGAGTATGAAACAACGTTACATGCAGACATATTGTTCTATGAATTCTGCCAGTTTGAATTTTTTAAACAATGGAAAAAATTAAAAGAATATGCAAATAACAGAGGTATCCAGCTGATTGGTGATCTTCCGTTTTATGTGGCATTAGACAGTGTGGATGTATGGGCAAACCGGGAACTTTTCTTATTGGAAGAGGATGGGACGCCAAAAGGAGTTGCAGGTTCTCCGCCGGATGCATTTTCAGAGAATGGACAAAAGTGGGGAAGTCCAGTATACAACTGGAGCCGGATGGAAGAAGATGGATTTGCCTGGTGGCAGGCGCGTATGTTAGAACATGCAAAGCTGTTTGATGTAATACGGCTTGATCATTTTGCAGCGATCGTAAAGTATTATGTCGTACCGAACAAGGCAGAAGATGGAAGAAGTGGAAAGTGGAGTAGGGGACCTGGAAAGAAACTTACGGATGCAATCGAAAAAGTGATCGGAGATACACACATCATCGTTGAGGATATCGCAGGAAAGAGTCCGATACCGGGTGTGAAGAAGCTGATGGCAAGAACCGGATGGCCGGGCATCAAGATTTTGATGTTCGCATTTGGGGATGATACGGCAAACGAACATCTTCCACATAATTACACCGACTGCAATCTTGTCGTTTATGCGGGAACGCATGACAATGAAACAATTGTTGGTTACTTCAGGGATAAAACAGATTATGAACTTGCGTATCTGTACGAGTATCTGAATATCAAATATAAAGAAGAAATACCGGATGCGCTGATCCGGGCTGCCTATGCAAGCATTGCAGATGTGGTGATCATACAGATGCAGGATCTGATGAAGCTTGGAAATGAAGCGCGGATGAATGCACCATCCACCGTCGGGAGAAACTGGAGATGGAGGATTGGAACCGATGAACTGAGTGAGGAGCGGAGGGCATGGATCCGGACGCTTGCGTCGGTTTATCACAGATAATTATGTTATAAAGTGCAGATTGCATTTTATATAAAAACAAAGTTCATGAAAACTTTTTGGGAAAAAGAAAAGGAGAGGAAAAAAATGAAAAAGAAAGCAGTGTCATTATTAATGGTAGCAGCTATGATGACAACCATGGCAGCAGGATGCGGAAACAAAGCCGCAAACAATGCTGGAAGCGATGCAGCAGCAGACAACAGCACAACAAGTGATGCAGCAGCAGACAACAGCACAACAAGTGATGCAGCAGCAGAGGAGACAGCAGGTACTGAGGCAGCAGCCGCAGATTCTGAAGATGAGCCATGGTCCGGTACAATTACAGTATGGAGTCCACAGGAAGATCAGGACACAGGCTGGCTTGCAAAAGAGTGTGATGCATTTAATGCAGCTCATCCAAACTGGGATATCACTTTCAATTATGGTGTATGTGCAGAGGGTGATGCAAAAGCAACGGTTACACAGGATGTTGAAAACTCCGCAGATGTATATATGTTAGCAAACGATAACATCCCGGATCTGGTATCTGCAAATGCATTAGCAGAGCTTGGAGGAAGCTATCTTGACTATGTAACTACAACAAACTCTGATTCTATTACAGCATCTGTTACTTACAATGATGCAGTAGTGGCATTCCCGTTTACATCAAATACATGGTTCATGTACTATGATAAGAGTGTATTTTCAGATGATGATATTAAGAGCTTTGATACCATGTTAGAAAAAGGAAAAGTTTCTTTCCCATTATCTAACTCCTGGTATATTCAGGCTTTCTATGTAGCAAACGGATGTACATTATTTGGTGATGGTACTGATGCAGCAGCAGGTGTCGATTTTAGTGGTGACAAGGCAGCAGCAGTTACTGAGTATCTTGTAGACCTTTGCAAGAATCCAAACTTCATTAATGATGCAGACGGAGCAGGTATTGCCGGTTTACGTGATGGCAGCGTTAATGCCATTTTCTCAGGTACATGGGATGCAGAATCTGTAAAAGAAGCTCTTGGCGATAACATGGGTGTTGCAGCTCTTCCTACTGTAAATATCGGAGGAACAGAGGGTCAGATGAAATCTTTCATAGGATCTAAAGCAATCGGCGTTAATCCAAATACAGAGAATATGCAGGTTTCCATGGCTTTAGCGGCTTACCTTGCAGGTGAAGATGCCCAGAAAGATCATTATGATATGAGAAATATCCTTCCTACAAATACAAACATTGCAATCTCAGATGATGAAATTGCTACGGCAGTTACAAAAGTTATGACAGATACATCTATCATGCAGCCATTAGTAAGCGAAATGAGCAACTACTGGTCACCGGCTGAGAACATGGGTAAAGCACTGGTCGCTGGTGAGATCACAGCTGATAACGCAGCAGAGAAAACAGAAGATATGAATACAACAATGAACACAGACATTGCACAGTAAAAAGATTTCTTCTGATAGAAATCCCAGGGTGCCCGGACGGGCATCCTGGATGTTTCTACATTGAGATTTAAAGGAGGCCCATAACGTGAAAAAGGCTGGAATGAAAAAAGGAAAAAATAAAGAATTTTCAACACCGTACACGGTTACAAATGCGGTGGCAAAAGGAAATATAATCACAAAACTTTCCCTGTTAATTATGGGCTTAGGAAATATTGCACATAAACAAATTGGAAAGGGAATCATGTTTCTTGCAGTAGAAGCTGCATATATCTGGTACATGATTCAGTCAGGAATTTATAATTTATCTATGCTGCCATCTCTTGGATGGAGAGAGCAGGAAAAAGTATGGAACGAAAAAAAGAGTATTTATGAATATACAGCAGGTGACCAGTCAGCACTGATTCTGTTGTATGGAGTGGCAACAGTTTATATTACAGCAATGTTTATCATTGTCTGGAGAGAGTCCGTAAAGAGCTCTTATAAATCGGAAGTGCTGGCAAAATCAGGAAAGCACTTAAACAACTTTAAAGAAGACTGCAAGAGTTTGTTAGATCAAAATTTATATAAATTACTGTTGGCAGCGCCGGTTATGGGAATTTTAATTTTTACGATCTTACCACTGATCTATAACATTACCATGGCGTTCACGAACTACAGTAAGGTCAACGATCATCTGGTATTATTTGACTGGGTGGGACTGGCAAATTTCAAGAAGATTTTAAACTTCGGTGACAGCATCGGCAAGCAGTTCTATTCCGTATTAGGATGGACACTGATCTGGGCCATTGTAGCAACCGCATTAAACTATATCCTCGGTATGATCTTAGCAATTATCATCAACCGTAAGGAGACAAAAGGAAAGGCATTTTGGAGATTCTGTTTTGTACTTTCCATCGCAGTACCGCAGTTCGTATCACTGCTGATCATGCGTACCATGTTACAACCGACCGGTATCGTCAATACGCTGTTATTAAAATATGGTCTGATCGATACCGCATTACCGTTCTTTTCAAATGCAACATGGGCAAGAGTAACGGTTATTGTTATTAACCTCTGGGTAGGTATTCCGTATACGTTACTTCAGGTAACTGGTATTTTACAGAATATTCCGGGTGAACTTTATGAGGCAGCAAAGATCGACGGAGCGAATGCTGTACAGACTTTCTTTAAGATCACATTGCCTTACATGTTATTCGTTATGACGCCGTACCTGATCACACAGTTTACGGGAAATATCAATAACTTCAATGTCATCTTCCTTCTGTCAGGTGGAAATCCTACTCCGGTGGATGCCACGGCAGGAAAGACAGACCTTCTTGTTACCTGGCTGTATAAGCTGACGGTTGATAAGAACTATTATAACTTAGGTGCTGTTATTGGTATTATGACATTTATTGTACTTGCGATCGTAGCATTGGTAACATATCGCAATACCGCATCCTATAAAGATGAGGAGGGATTCATGTAATGAACTGGACACATACGAGTACAGCAGCAGTGGCTGCGAAAAAAAGTGGTGCACCCAATACGGCAAAAATCCGTAAAACAGTGATAAATGTGATTGTTCACATTTTCCTGGCAATACTGGCATTTATCTGGGTTCTCCCGATTTTCTGGGTAATCCTTACAAGTTTCCGTGGAGAGAAAGGTTCTTATGTAAGTACATTTTTCCCGAAAACCTATACATTTAATAATTACATCAAATTATTTACAGACACCAGTATTTTAAACTTTCCGAAGATGTTTATGAATACCTTTGTGATCGCAATTTTTACCTGCATCATTTCTACCATCTTTGTACTTTCAGTGGCATACAGTATGTCAAGAATGCGATTTAAGATGAGAAAACCGTTTATGAATATTGCGATGATCATTGGTCTGTTTCCATCTTTCATGTCCATGATCGCTGTGTACTATATTTTAAGAGCACTTAATTTAGCAGATGGTGCAATGATCCGTGTAGCACTTATCATCGTGTTCTCCGCCGGTTCCGGTGCAGGATTTTATGTTGCGAAGGGATTTTTTGATACAATCTCAAAATCGCTGGATGAGGCAGCGATTATCGATGGAGCGACAAGATGGAATGTATTTACAAAGATTACTGTACCGCTCAGTAAGCCGATCATCGTATATACGATTTTAACATCCTTTATGGGACCATGGGTTGACTTTATTTTTGGTAAAGTTATCTGCCGTGCAGATGCACAGTATTATACGGTGTCTATTGGTCTTTGGAAGATGCTTGAGAAAGAGTATATCGACAGCTGGTATACCTGTTTCGCTGCAGGTGCAGTTGTGGTATCAATTCCGATTGCAATTCTGTTCTTAATGACACAGAAGTTCTATGTGGAAGGTATGACCGGAGCTGTCAAGGGCTGATCCACAGGATACAAATGGAATATGAAGGCACATTCTGGTGTGTCATTGGGCAGATGGGAAGTCTGCCGGGAGAGCAGGGACGGTTTGTTTCTGCTCTCTTTTTAAATTCATAGGAAATTGCGTCCTATGAATTTAAAAGCCCTCCGGGCAGGATGCGCATCTTGCGGAGCAGAAGTTAGCTGTAAACAGCACCGCTCGAGCGCGAAAGAGTCGCA
This window encodes:
- a CDS encoding carbohydrate ABC transporter permease produces the protein MKKGKNKEFSTPYTVTNAVAKGNIITKLSLLIMGLGNIAHKQIGKGIMFLAVEAAYIWYMIQSGIYNLSMLPSLGWREQEKVWNEKKSIYEYTAGDQSALILLYGVATVYITAMFIIVWRESVKSSYKSEVLAKSGKHLNNFKEDCKSLLDQNLYKLLLAAPVMGILIFTILPLIYNITMAFTNYSKVNDHLVLFDWVGLANFKKILNFGDSIGKQFYSVLGWTLIWAIVATALNYILGMILAIIINRKETKGKAFWRFCFVLSIAVPQFVSLLIMRTMLQPTGIVNTLLLKYGLIDTALPFFSNATWARVTVIVINLWVGIPYTLLQVTGILQNIPGELYEAAKIDGANAVQTFFKITLPYMLFVMTPYLITQFTGNINNFNVIFLLSGGNPTPVDATAGKTDLLVTWLYKLTVDKNYYNLGAVIGIMTFIVLAIVALVTYRNTASYKDEEGFM
- a CDS encoding sugar ABC transporter permease, which gives rise to MNWTHTSTAAVAAKKSGAPNTAKIRKTVINVIVHIFLAILAFIWVLPIFWVILTSFRGEKGSYVSTFFPKTYTFNNYIKLFTDTSILNFPKMFMNTFVIAIFTCIISTIFVLSVAYSMSRMRFKMRKPFMNIAMIIGLFPSFMSMIAVYYILRALNLADGAMIRVALIIVFSAGSGAGFYVAKGFFDTISKSLDEAAIIDGATRWNVFTKITVPLSKPIIVYTILTSFMGPWVDFIFGKVICRADAQYYTVSIGLWKMLEKEYIDSWYTCFAAGAVVVSIPIAILFLMTQKFYVEGMTGAVKG
- a CDS encoding extracellular solute-binding protein, with the protein product MKKKAVSLLMVAAMMTTMAAGCGNKAANNAGSDAAADNSTTSDAAADNSTTSDAAAEETAGTEAAAADSEDEPWSGTITVWSPQEDQDTGWLAKECDAFNAAHPNWDITFNYGVCAEGDAKATVTQDVENSADVYMLANDNIPDLVSANALAELGGSYLDYVTTTNSDSITASVTYNDAVVAFPFTSNTWFMYYDKSVFSDDDIKSFDTMLEKGKVSFPLSNSWYIQAFYVANGCTLFGDGTDAAAGVDFSGDKAAAVTEYLVDLCKNPNFINDADGAGIAGLRDGSVNAIFSGTWDAESVKEALGDNMGVAALPTVNIGGTEGQMKSFIGSKAIGVNPNTENMQVSMALAAYLAGEDAQKDHYDMRNILPTNTNIAISDDEIATAVTKVMTDTSIMQPLVSEMSNYWSPAENMGKALVAGEITADNAAEKTEDMNTTMNTDIAQ